From a region of the Propionispora vibrioides genome:
- a CDS encoding succinate dehydrogenase codes for MSNTDFYIRRLHSICGVAPIGVFLLEHIFSISTVLAGPHVFDETVAHLASIPHPVLLTMEILFIAIPLLFHGIYGAYIALQAQNNVAKYGYGRNWQFYLQRMSAWYTFAFIIWHVGYLRVYIKGMGHGEIGYALMHNYLSNPVVFVLYAIGLVAAIYHFTNGLFTFCITWGITVGPRAQSIVNKAAWGLCILLSVIGLVALAAYVA; via the coding sequence ATGAGTAATACAGATTTTTACATTCGGCGTCTGCACTCCATTTGTGGGGTTGCACCTATCGGCGTTTTTTTGCTGGAACATATATTTTCGATTTCTACAGTTTTGGCGGGACCCCATGTTTTTGATGAAACAGTTGCCCATTTAGCGAGCATTCCCCACCCGGTTCTCTTGACCATGGAAATTCTGTTTATTGCCATTCCGCTTTTGTTCCATGGCATTTACGGCGCTTATATCGCCTTGCAGGCTCAGAATAATGTGGCAAAATACGGTTATGGCCGCAACTGGCAGTTTTATCTGCAAAGAATGAGCGCCTGGTATACCTTTGCGTTCATTATCTGGCATGTAGGTTATCTACGCGTCTACATCAAAGGGATGGGACATGGCGAAATTGGTTATGCACTTATGCACAATTATTTGAGCAATCCTGTAGTGTTTGTTTTATATGCAATTGGTTTGGTTGCTGCCATCTATCATTTTACCAACGGTTTGTTTACGTTCTGCATTACCTGGGGCATTACAGTAGGACCGCGTGCGCAAAGCATTGTGAACAAAGCGGCTTGGGGACTGTGTATTCTGCTGTCGGTTATTGGTTTGGTTGCTCTGGCCGCCTATGTGGCATAA
- a CDS encoding Fe-S-containing hydro-lyase translates to MKEKIRITTPLTEEQSRKLKAGDSVLITGTIFSARDAAHKTMTEALARGEKLPVDWNNQIVYYLGPTPAKPGDPIGSAGPTTSGRMDAYTPTMLAQGIKGMIGKGSRSAAVVDAMKKHGVTYFAAVGGAAALIAKSIKKYEVLAYPDLGPEAVAALTVEDFPAIVVIDSEGNSYYEEGQKPYRRL, encoded by the coding sequence ATGAAAGAAAAAATTCGTATTACTACTCCGTTGACGGAAGAGCAGTCCCGCAAACTGAAAGCAGGCGACAGTGTACTGATTACGGGAACGATCTTCAGTGCCCGCGATGCAGCGCATAAAACGATGACGGAAGCCCTGGCCCGCGGTGAAAAATTGCCGGTGGACTGGAATAATCAAATTGTATATTATCTGGGACCTACTCCGGCTAAACCGGGTGATCCAATCGGTTCAGCAGGACCGACTACCTCGGGCCGTATGGATGCGTATACGCCGACCATGCTGGCGCAAGGGATTAAAGGCATGATTGGCAAGGGTTCGCGTTCGGCGGCTGTGGTGGATGCCATGAAAAAACATGGTGTTACCTATTTTGCGGCTGTTGGTGGCGCGGCGGCGTTAATCGCTAAATCCATTAAGAAATATGAAGTGCTGGCATACCCTGATCTGGGCCCTGAGGCAGTGGCTGCTTTGACGGTTGAAGATTTTCCGGCTATTGTGGTAATTGACTCGGAAGGCAACAGTTACTATGAAGAAGGTCAGAAACCCTATCGCAGACTGTAG
- a CDS encoding fumarate hydratase, with amino-acid sequence MRTLEVDQITQAIAKMCMEACYYLPEDVYSALVKGQQTEESPLGKDIIGQIIKNADIAKNEDRPICQDTGMTVIFMEIGQDVHFTGGCLEDAVNAGVAKGYTEGYLRKSVVAEPLFNRKNTTNNTPAVLHTSIVPGDKVKIKLAPKGFGSENKSALKMLVPADGVEGVKKVVLDTIIHAGENPCPPIVVGVGIGGTMEKAALLSKKALVRSISKRNEHPEYAKLEEELLESINKIGIGPQLGGTTTALAVNIEWYPTHIAGLPVSVNISCHATRHAEIEL; translated from the coding sequence ATGCGCACGCTCGAGGTTGACCAAATTACGCAGGCAATAGCCAAGATGTGTATGGAGGCTTGCTATTATCTGCCGGAAGATGTTTACAGCGCACTGGTAAAGGGACAGCAAACCGAAGAATCTCCGCTGGGAAAAGACATTATCGGTCAAATTATTAAGAATGCCGACATTGCCAAAAATGAGGACAGGCCGATCTGCCAAGATACTGGCATGACGGTCATTTTTATGGAAATTGGACAGGATGTCCATTTTACCGGCGGCTGTTTGGAGGACGCGGTGAATGCTGGTGTAGCCAAAGGGTACACCGAGGGGTATCTTCGTAAATCCGTTGTGGCGGAACCGCTCTTTAATCGCAAAAATACTACGAATAATACACCTGCAGTACTTCACACGTCCATTGTTCCCGGTGACAAGGTAAAAATTAAACTGGCGCCGAAAGGCTTTGGCAGTGAAAACAAAAGTGCTTTAAAAATGCTTGTGCCAGCCGATGGTGTGGAAGGCGTGAAAAAGGTGGTTTTAGATACCATTATCCACGCCGGAGAAAATCCGTGTCCACCGATTGTCGTCGGTGTGGGAATCGGCGGAACGATGGAAAAAGCGGCATTGCTGTCGAAAAAGGCGCTGGTCCGTTCCATCAGTAAACGCAACGAGCATCCGGAATACGCTAAACTGGAAGAAGAACTGCTTGAATCAATTAATAAAATCGGTATTGGGCCGCAGCTTGGCGGAACGACCACCGCACTGGCTGTTAATATTGAGTGGTATCCGACTCATATTGCCGGTCTGCCCGTTTCTGTAAATATTAGCTGTCATGCTACACGGCATGCTGAGATTGAACTGTAG
- a CDS encoding diaminopimelate decarboxylase family protein, with translation MAEKKLPFSKDEIHRIIEEYKTPFHIYDEQAIRDNVRALLNAFAWAPEFKEYFAVKATPNPSIMEVLREEGVGADCSSLAELLLAERAGLQGEEIILTSNDTPAIEFKKAREMGAVINLDDISHIDYLERHAGIPEVLCFRYNPGPLREGGNAIIGNPEESKYGLTRKQLLSALAIVKEKGVKRFGLHTMVASNELDHNFFIETAHMMFDLVLEVNRSLGIRIEFVNFGGGIGIPYRPEQEAVDLERLGQGIKQAYEEKIVANGLHPLKLAMECGRMVTGPYGYLVSTVLHKKEIYKNYVGLDACMANLMRPGLYGAYHHISVVGKEDWPKGYIYDVTGSLCENNDKFAINRKLPMIDIGDVVVIHDAGAHGHAMGFNYNGKLRSAELLLRPDRSVKLIRRAETIEDYFATLEF, from the coding sequence ATGGCGGAAAAGAAACTACCATTTTCTAAAGATGAAATTCACAGGATTATTGAGGAATATAAAACGCCTTTTCATATTTATGATGAACAGGCTATCCGGGACAATGTGCGCGCTTTATTGAACGCCTTTGCCTGGGCGCCTGAATTTAAGGAGTATTTTGCCGTAAAAGCGACTCCCAATCCTTCCATTATGGAAGTTTTGCGGGAAGAAGGCGTTGGGGCCGACTGCAGTTCGCTGGCGGAACTTTTGCTGGCGGAAAGAGCCGGGCTGCAGGGAGAAGAGATTATCCTTACCTCCAATGATACGCCGGCCATTGAATTTAAGAAAGCCCGTGAAATGGGTGCCGTGATCAATCTGGACGATATCAGTCATATCGATTATCTGGAAAGACATGCCGGCATCCCAGAGGTGCTTTGCTTCCGCTATAATCCGGGCCCGCTCCGGGAAGGCGGCAATGCTATCATCGGCAATCCGGAGGAATCCAAATACGGACTGACCAGAAAACAATTACTGTCGGCCCTGGCCATTGTGAAGGAAAAAGGGGTAAAACGCTTTGGCCTTCATACCATGGTTGCTTCCAATGAACTTGATCATAATTTCTTTATTGAAACCGCTCATATGATGTTCGATCTAGTGTTGGAAGTCAACCGGTCATTGGGTATCCGCATAGAGTTTGTCAATTTCGGCGGCGGTATCGGTATTCCGTACCGGCCGGAGCAGGAAGCAGTCGATCTTGAACGTCTGGGCCAGGGTATCAAGCAGGCGTATGAGGAAAAGATCGTGGCTAACGGACTGCATCCTTTAAAACTGGCGATGGAATGCGGCCGTATGGTTACCGGTCCTTATGGTTATCTGGTATCCACCGTTTTGCATAAAAAGGAAATCTACAAAAATTATGTCGGACTTGATGCCTGCATGGCCAACCTGATGCGTCCCGGACTTTATGGGGCCTATCATCATATTTCGGTAGTCGGCAAGGAAGACTGGCCGAAAGGGTATATTTACGACGTAACCGGCTCGCTTTGCGAAAATAATGATAAGTTTGCCATTAACCGCAAGCTGCCAATGATTGATATCGGCGATGTCGTGGTAATTCATGATGCCGGTGCCCATGGGCACGCTATGGGCTTCAATTATAATGGAAAGCTTCGCTCCGCTGAGTTGCTGCTGCGGCCGGACCGCAGTGTGAAATTGATTCGCCGCGCCGAAACAATTGAAGATTATTTTGCAACGCTAGAGTTTTAA
- a CDS encoding metallophosphoesterase has protein sequence MKKIGVISDTHGRGIMVNQAVKALPDMDLWLHAGDNSQDIRFFEGLTTVPVVAAAGNCDGYHATAKLDEFLTVEGKSIWLTHGHRYEVKYGTRELIEKAHNLAVDIVIYGHSHIPDITWEGDLLVLNPGSAGFPRGNVPTCALLVIDQGKVTAQIIDIR, from the coding sequence ATGAAAAAGATCGGCGTTATCAGCGATACCCATGGCCGGGGCATTATGGTTAACCAAGCGGTAAAAGCGTTGCCGGATATGGATTTATGGCTTCATGCCGGGGATAACAGTCAGGACATCCGCTTTTTTGAAGGCTTAACAACGGTGCCGGTGGTGGCGGCGGCGGGAAATTGCGACGGTTATCATGCTACCGCCAAGTTAGATGAATTTTTAACCGTGGAGGGAAAAAGCATTTGGCTGACTCACGGTCATCGTTATGAAGTAAAATACGGCACACGGGAGCTGATTGAAAAGGCCCATAATCTTGCGGTCGATATTGTTATTTACGGGCACAGCCATATCCCCGATATTACCTGGGAAGGCGACTTGCTGGTTTTAAACCCGGGAAGCGCCGGCTTTCCGCGGGGCAACGTACCGACTTGCGCCCTGCTTGTGATTGATCAGGGCAAGGTTACGGCTCAGATCATTGATATCAGATAA
- a CDS encoding XTP/dITP diphosphatase, whose product MKEIVIASYNKGKVAEFKKALAHLPVTVLSLADFDRIPEAVETGSTFAENAVLKARHYQEYTKKACLADDSGLAVAALNGAPGVLSARYAGEQASDTQNNEKLLAAMQRITDRQARFCCVLAFLDTDDTLLTTEGYCEGVLLQAPRGTGGFGYDPLFFIPALNKSMAEISLEEKNKISHRGMAVRHMVDKMAGYMS is encoded by the coding sequence GTGAAAGAGATAGTGATTGCCAGCTATAATAAAGGGAAGGTCGCCGAGTTTAAGAAAGCCTTGGCTCATTTGCCGGTTACCGTGCTTTCCTTGGCCGACTTTGACCGTATTCCGGAGGCAGTGGAAACAGGCAGCACGTTTGCCGAGAATGCGGTGCTAAAAGCGCGGCATTATCAGGAATATACGAAAAAGGCCTGCCTGGCCGACGATTCGGGGCTGGCAGTGGCTGCTTTAAACGGAGCACCGGGGGTACTTTCCGCCCGGTATGCCGGAGAACAGGCTTCAGATACCCAAAATAACGAAAAGCTGCTGGCCGCTATGCAGCGGATAACTGACCGTCAAGCGCGGTTTTGCTGTGTACTGGCTTTTTTGGATACCGATGACACGCTTTTGACGACCGAAGGCTATTGTGAGGGAGTACTTCTTCAGGCGCCGCGGGGAACGGGCGGCTTTGGCTATGATCCCTTGTTTTTTATCCCGGCTTTAAACAAGAGCATGGCTGAAATTTCCTTGGAAGAAAAAAATAAAATCAGTCACCGCGGCATGGCTGTACGGCATATGGTGGATAAGATGGCGGGATATATGTCATGA
- the rph gene encoding ribonuclease PH encodes MKRIDGRSMDEMRVVKITRNYLKYAEGSVLIEIGNTKVICAATVEEKVPPFMKGTGEGWITAEYSLLPRSTQTRNIREAAKGKITGRTHEIQRLIGRAMRSVVDLKALGERTIWLDCDVLQADGGTRTAAITGAFIAMVDAVNTIYKQDKAFPVRDFLAAISVGVIGSETALDLCYEEDSHAAVDMNLVMTGSGTFVEVQGTGEKSDFSRQQLNEMLNYGEKGIHALIDYQKDILGPLAWKVGREP; translated from the coding sequence TTGAAACGGATTGACGGACGAAGTATGGATGAAATGCGTGTGGTGAAAATTACGCGCAATTATTTAAAATATGCGGAAGGTTCGGTGCTGATTGAAATCGGCAATACGAAGGTAATCTGTGCGGCGACAGTGGAGGAAAAAGTGCCTCCATTTATGAAGGGAACCGGTGAGGGCTGGATTACGGCGGAGTATTCCCTGCTGCCCCGTTCCACGCAGACCCGTAATATCCGTGAGGCGGCCAAAGGAAAGATTACCGGCCGTACCCATGAAATTCAGCGGTTAATCGGCCGGGCCATGCGCAGCGTGGTAGACTTGAAGGCATTGGGAGAACGGACGATTTGGCTGGACTGCGATGTTCTGCAGGCTGACGGCGGCACCCGGACAGCTGCCATTACCGGTGCGTTTATCGCCATGGTTGATGCGGTAAATACCATCTATAAGCAAGACAAGGCTTTTCCGGTCAGGGACTTTCTGGCGGCAATCAGCGTAGGCGTCATTGGCAGCGAAACAGCCCTGGATCTTTGCTATGAAGAGGATTCTCATGCCGCCGTGGATATGAATCTGGTAATGACCGGCAGCGGTACCTTTGTCGAGGTGCAGGGAACGGGAGAAAAAAGCGATTTCAGCCGCCAGCAGTTGAATGAAATGCTGAATTACGGTGAAAAAGGCATCCATGCATTGATTGATTACCAAAAGGACATTCTGGGGCCGCTGGCCTGGAAGGTAGGGCGTGAACCGTGA
- a CDS encoding histone deacetylase family protein encodes MDKNKLGLVFFPAFDWAISPSHPEREERLLYTRDQILEEGLLDLPGIVEYKPRMADLKDIEMVHIGVPDLKSLLTDAHLVAAGGVMTAADAVMRQEVKRSFALVRPPGHHAMRVVHGIRGFCTINTEAVMVEYVRRRYGIRRVAIVDTDVHHGDGTQDIFYHDPDTLFISFHQDGRTLYPGTGFVEEAGSPAAFGTTINLPLPPGAADEDIHYVLDQVVLPILNDFKPDMIINSAGQDNHYSDPLANMAVTAQGYARLADKLKADMAVLEGGYSIEDALPYVNAGIILAMAELNYHKVVEPDPLTNKRQTSDSQRQAYVRKLTEHWLKVWPRREELARQLCKESGEFWHRSRSIYYDESGISERQTEKVRLCPDCSGYFTLGTAVEGWQERDRSAFAAVITKDACPACRRAAKDAVLAAKKRGEYRYYLLQDKQHWELEKL; translated from the coding sequence ATGGATAAAAATAAGCTTGGGTTAGTTTTTTTTCCGGCCTTTGACTGGGCGATCAGTCCAAGCCATCCGGAACGGGAAGAACGGCTCTTATATACGCGGGACCAGATACTGGAGGAGGGACTTTTAGACTTGCCCGGTATTGTGGAATATAAGCCGCGCATGGCAGACTTGAAGGATATCGAAATGGTTCATATCGGAGTACCCGACCTTAAGTCGCTGCTGACTGATGCTCATTTAGTCGCTGCCGGCGGCGTGATGACGGCAGCCGATGCGGTCATGCGGCAGGAGGTGAAACGGTCCTTTGCGCTGGTCCGGCCGCCGGGACATCATGCCATGCGGGTGGTACATGGTATCCGGGGTTTTTGCACCATTAATACGGAAGCTGTCATGGTAGAATATGTGCGCCGGCGGTATGGCATACGACGGGTTGCTATTGTGGATACCGATGTTCATCATGGTGACGGAACGCAGGATATTTTCTATCATGACCCGGATACGCTATTCATCTCATTTCATCAGGACGGACGCACTTTATATCCGGGGACCGGCTTTGTCGAGGAAGCCGGCAGTCCGGCGGCGTTTGGCACAACAATCAACCTGCCGCTGCCGCCGGGAGCCGCCGACGAGGATATCCACTATGTGTTGGATCAGGTGGTGCTGCCAATCTTGAATGATTTTAAGCCGGACATGATTATTAACTCGGCCGGGCAAGATAATCATTACAGTGACCCACTGGCCAACATGGCTGTTACGGCGCAGGGCTATGCCCGTCTGGCCGACAAGCTTAAGGCTGATATGGCCGTATTGGAAGGCGGCTATTCCATTGAGGATGCGCTGCCGTACGTCAATGCAGGAATCATTCTGGCTATGGCGGAATTGAATTATCATAAGGTAGTTGAACCGGATCCCTTGACTAATAAGCGGCAGACCAGCGATTCGCAACGACAGGCGTACGTTCGAAAATTGACGGAACACTGGCTGAAGGTTTGGCCGCGCCGGGAGGAACTTGCCCGGCAATTATGCAAAGAGTCTGGGGAGTTTTGGCACCGCAGCCGCAGCATCTATTATGACGAAAGCGGCATTAGCGAGAGGCAGACGGAAAAAGTACGGCTTTGCCCCGACTGTTCAGGCTATTTTACTTTGGGGACAGCGGTAGAAGGCTGGCAGGAACGGGACCGGTCGGCTTTTGCCGCCGTAATAACGAAGGATGCCTGCCCGGCTTGCCGCCGTGCCGCCAAGGATGCGGTGCTGGCGGCGAAAAAGCGGGGAGAATACCGGTACTATTTGCTACAGGATAAGCAGCACTGGGAACTAGAAAAATTATGA
- a CDS encoding hydantoinase/oxoprolinase family protein, giving the protein MLVGIDVGGTFTDAVIVKDRQVLVQTKVPTTHGNLLSGILAVLDQVLEGMDRRAIERISLSTTIVTNALIENKTDQVGLVLIPGPGLDIAGYVPQEPVILTGYTDHRGRKRLALAESELVEAAQKLASYKVLAVSGKFAVRNPEQEMLAAGTLRKANHPRHISLGAGMAGTLNFLRRTNSAYYNAAVWRVFREFAQAVEAALLQREITAPVYILKADGGTLPLAAAKELPVESIFTGPAASVLGIMALAAPEVPAVSLDIGGTTTDIALWQEGRPLFASRGAAVAGYPTAVRGFRLSSVGIGGDSLVRRENGELKIGPMRQGAPMALGGPAPTVSDALVVAQKVQLGNTGQAQAAMQQVAVAGQTPAAAAEEVLTATAGCICQAIKRMLAEQAAEPVYRVADIVHGELFTPRLLIGVGGAAGGLVPLVADSLGLECHIPDGAQVANAIGAAVARPTLDITFRADTEQGYYTVAEMGERGSLTVKPFGMSEARRLAEKSLAERAAQAGVDLADSEAVYAEEFNMVRGFHTAGKLITLRMQIKPGVLSTIDGISDRR; this is encoded by the coding sequence ATGCTGGTGGGAATTGATGTAGGCGGTACGTTTACCGATGCGGTTATTGTGAAGGACAGACAAGTGCTTGTGCAGACCAAAGTACCGACAACTCATGGGAATTTACTGTCGGGCATTCTTGCGGTGCTGGATCAGGTGCTGGAGGGAATGGATCGCCGGGCGATCGAGCGGATTTCCCTTTCGACCACCATTGTGACCAATGCTTTGATCGAAAATAAAACTGATCAGGTGGGGCTTGTCCTAATTCCCGGTCCGGGGTTGGATATTGCCGGGTATGTGCCGCAAGAGCCGGTTATCTTAACCGGTTATACCGACCACCGCGGCCGGAAACGATTAGCGCTGGCCGAAAGCGAGCTGGTTGAGGCAGCGCAAAAGCTGGCGTCCTATAAGGTATTGGCTGTGTCCGGCAAATTCGCCGTGCGTAATCCCGAGCAGGAAATGCTGGCAGCCGGTACGCTTAGGAAAGCCAATCATCCCCGCCATATAAGCTTGGGAGCCGGAATGGCCGGAACGCTGAATTTTTTGCGGCGGACCAATTCCGCTTATTACAATGCGGCGGTGTGGCGGGTATTTCGAGAGTTTGCCCAGGCGGTAGAAGCCGCCTTGCTGCAGCGGGAGATTACGGCGCCTGTTTATATCCTGAAAGCCGACGGGGGAACATTGCCTTTGGCGGCGGCCAAAGAATTGCCGGTTGAGTCCATCTTTACCGGTCCGGCGGCCAGTGTGCTGGGGATCATGGCTTTGGCGGCGCCGGAAGTACCGGCGGTATCGCTGGATATTGGCGGTACGACGACCGATATTGCCTTATGGCAGGAAGGAAGGCCCTTATTTGCCTCCCGGGGAGCGGCTGTTGCCGGCTATCCTACGGCCGTGCGCGGTTTTCGGCTGAGTTCGGTGGGAATTGGCGGTGACAGTCTGGTTCGCCGGGAAAATGGCGAATTGAAAATTGGACCAATGCGTCAAGGGGCGCCCATGGCCTTGGGCGGACCGGCGCCTACCGTCAGCGATGCCCTGGTTGTGGCTCAAAAAGTGCAGCTAGGGAACACCGGGCAGGCCCAAGCCGCTATGCAACAGGTAGCGGTTGCCGGTCAGACGCCCGCTGCAGCGGCAGAAGAAGTGCTGACAGCGACGGCCGGGTGTATCTGCCAGGCTATTAAGCGGATGCTTGCCGAGCAGGCTGCCGAACCGGTATATCGGGTAGCAGATATTGTGCATGGCGAATTGTTCACGCCCCGGTTATTGATCGGTGTCGGTGGCGCCGCCGGCGGTCTGGTACCGCTGGTTGCCGATTCGCTGGGGCTGGAATGTCACATCCCTGACGGGGCGCAAGTGGCCAATGCCATTGGTGCTGCTGTAGCCCGACCGACGCTGGATATTACTTTCCGGGCCGATACTGAGCAAGGCTATTATACGGTGGCGGAAATGGGCGAGCGTGGCTCACTGACTGTCAAACCGTTCGGTATGAGCGAGGCCCGGCGACTGGCTGAAAAAAGTCTGGCCGAACGGGCCGCGCAGGCAGGAGTTGACCTGGCCGACAGTGAAGCTGTCTATGCGGAAGAATTCAACATGGTCAGAGGCTTCCATACGGCAGGCAAACTGATTACGTTGCGTATGCAAATTAAACCGGGAGTTTTAAGTACGATTGACGGCATAAGCGACCGGAGGTAA
- a CDS encoding acyl-CoA dehydratase activase, translated as MLCGIDLGSRSVKLVLADEAGLQDKHVFETVQFYREYGTRKEAGLVIDFAALGFERVEAVVATGYGRNTIQIAGATVIPELKAHALGAVYQTGLTDFTLLDLGGQDSKVIKVKKGKMIDFETNDKCAASTGRYLENMAAVLGIDVAELSRYEADPVELNATCAIFGESELIGRIVEGYSTAQLAAGVNYSIVRRIKPMLRALVGDTLVFTGGVAQGSGIRKMLERELGVPVVVPAFPQLNGAIGCVCHAQEKRR; from the coding sequence ATGCTGTGCGGGATTGATTTAGGCAGCCGCAGCGTCAAGCTCGTCCTGGCTGACGAAGCCGGCCTTCAGGATAAGCACGTGTTTGAAACCGTTCAATTTTATCGTGAATACGGTACCCGTAAGGAAGCGGGGCTGGTGATTGATTTTGCCGCTTTAGGGTTTGAACGGGTGGAGGCTGTAGTAGCCACCGGCTATGGGCGCAATACCATACAAATTGCCGGAGCCACCGTGATACCTGAACTGAAGGCCCATGCCCTGGGGGCGGTATACCAGACGGGTCTGACTGATTTTACCCTGCTTGATCTGGGTGGTCAGGACAGCAAGGTGATTAAGGTGAAAAAAGGTAAAATGATTGACTTTGAAACAAATGACAAATGCGCGGCCAGTACCGGCCGTTACTTGGAAAACATGGCTGCCGTGCTGGGCATAGATGTTGCCGAACTAAGCCGGTATGAGGCTGACCCGGTAGAGCTGAACGCAACCTGCGCGATTTTTGGCGAGTCCGAATTGATTGGCCGTATTGTGGAAGGTTATAGCACAGCGCAACTGGCAGCAGGCGTCAATTATTCCATTGTCAGACGGATAAAACCGATGTTAAGGGCCTTGGTTGGCGACACGCTCGTATTTACCGGCGGTGTGGCTCAGGGCAGCGGCATTCGGAAGATGCTCGAGCGGGAACTGGGCGTGCCTGTGGTTGTTCCGGCGTTCCCCCAGCTTAACGGGGCTATCGGCTGCGTCTGCCATGCTCAGGAAAAGAGGCGGTAA
- a CDS encoding 2-hydroxyacyl-CoA dehydratase family protein: MANIAITTTVPVEIILAAGYIPVDLNNIFITNQQAVRLVEAAEEAGYPRNLCGWIKGLYSVVLEGDFEQVIAVTQGDCSNTHALMETYELAGIETIPFAYPFDRDYDLLKLQMDKLITRLGTDWAAVDQVKKRLDVIRKKVAKLDELTWQDNVVSGFYNHLYQVSCSDFNGNPDEFEADVDCFLKEARQAAERTEDVRLAYIGVPPIFTDLYGYIEQQGARVVFNEVQRQFSMPFEVQDIVEQYRLYTYPYGVFGRIRDIRAELERRNIDGILHYVQSFCYRQIEDMIFREKLDIPVLTIEGDKPGKLDARTKLRIDSFLEMLR, encoded by the coding sequence ATGGCAAATATTGCGATTACGACTACCGTTCCCGTTGAAATCATTTTGGCGGCCGGATATATTCCGGTGGATTTGAATAATATCTTTATTACCAATCAGCAAGCCGTTCGGCTGGTGGAGGCGGCGGAAGAGGCCGGTTATCCCCGCAATTTGTGCGGCTGGATCAAGGGTCTGTATTCGGTCGTGCTGGAGGGGGATTTTGAACAGGTTATTGCCGTTACCCAGGGTGACTGCAGCAATACTCATGCCTTAATGGAAACCTATGAACTGGCCGGAATAGAGACCATTCCCTTTGCCTATCCCTTTGACCGGGACTATGATTTGCTAAAACTGCAGATGGATAAATTGATAACCCGTCTGGGCACCGACTGGGCTGCGGTCGATCAGGTGAAAAAACGGCTTGATGTTATACGGAAAAAGGTGGCGAAGCTGGATGAACTAACCTGGCAGGATAATGTAGTGAGCGGCTTTTATAATCATTTATATCAGGTTTCCTGCAGTGATTTCAACGGCAACCCCGATGAGTTTGAAGCCGATGTGGACTGTTTTCTTAAAGAGGCAAGGCAGGCGGCGGAAAGAACGGAGGATGTCCGGCTGGCCTATATCGGTGTGCCGCCGATTTTTACCGATCTATACGGGTATATTGAGCAGCAAGGGGCGAGAGTGGTTTTTAACGAAGTGCAGCGCCAGTTTTCCATGCCTTTTGAAGTACAGGACATTGTGGAACAATACCGGCTTTACACCTATCCATACGGCGTATTCGGCCGGATTCGTGATATCCGGGCGGAACTGGAACGCCGCAATATTGACGGCATTTTGCATTATGTGCAGAGTTTTTGCTACCGTCAGATTGAAGATATGATTTTCCGGGAAAAGCTCGATATACCGGTGTTGACGATCGAAGGTGATAAACCGGGTAAACTGGATGCCCGGACTAAACTGCGCATCGACAGCTTTCTGGAAATGTTGAGGTGA
- a CDS encoding coenzyme F420-0:L-glutamate ligase: MAELELIPVRTRLLTHKDNIVDAIEEYAKQNIGPHDIVSVAESVVAITQGRLVRPEEMKVCFLAKILNRFVPQKGSLSSVYGMQAAMDAEGKWRVLFAMIMGVLAKLVGKNGVFYEMAGEQAALIDDVTGTMPPFDKHLVYGPKNPQNVAEEIKTRLGCYGAAVADVNDLKRAAVLGVSSGLDPKKLARILIDNPFGNASQRTPIVIIKNYALLEAADSGEA, translated from the coding sequence ATGGCTGAACTTGAATTGATACCGGTTCGTACCCGGTTGTTGACACATAAGGATAATATTGTAGATGCCATTGAGGAATATGCAAAACAGAACATCGGACCCCATGATATCGTTTCAGTAGCGGAAAGCGTAGTTGCCATTACGCAGGGACGGCTGGTGCGTCCGGAGGAAATGAAAGTTTGCTTTTTGGCGAAAATATTAAACCGGTTTGTACCGCAAAAGGGCAGTTTGTCCAGCGTCTACGGCATGCAGGCGGCGATGGACGCCGAAGGAAAATGGCGTGTGTTATTCGCTATGATCATGGGCGTGCTGGCTAAACTGGTCGGTAAAAACGGTGTTTTTTATGAAATGGCCGGCGAACAGGCGGCGCTGATTGATGATGTGACAGGGACTATGCCGCCGTTTGACAAGCATTTGGTCTATGGACCGAAGAATCCGCAGAACGTGGCGGAGGAAATCAAAACGCGCCTGGGTTGTTACGGCGCGGCAGTAGCCGATGTAAACGATTTGAAACGGGCTGCTGTATTAGGTGTGTCCAGCGGATTGGACCCTAAGAAATTGGCCAGAATTTTAATTGATAATCCTTTTGGCAACGCATCACAGCGTACACCGATTGTTATTATTAAAAACTACGCGTTGCTGGAAGCTGCCGACAGTGGTGAAGCGTAA